Part of the Nitrosophilus alvini genome, CCCAGATTTATAGGCTCCATGGTCAGGGGTACAATGGGCGTAGCTCTAAAAAGAGTCGTCTGCATCAACCCTTCATACGATTGCGAAGAGTGTTTTGCAATAAAAAGAACAAAATATTGATATTAGAAAAAATCGACAGCCACTTGTAAAAATCTATTACAAATAAACTATCTCCTTGACAACTACTCTAATTTTACTTAAAATGGTAATACGTAAATAAGTAGGAGAAAACATGAAAACGATAACATTAAAAACAGATGATAATTTTTTTGAAAAGATATCAAAGTTAGCCAAAAATCTTCATATTTCCAAAAGCGAGCTCATAAGAGAAGCTGTAAGAGAGTATGAAAAAAATCTGTATAAAAAAAATTTGAAGAAAAAAGTTCAAGAAGCTTCGTTTAAAGTCAGAAGCAGTCTGTCTGAGGAGATAAATGAGTTCGAGGAAACAAATCTTGACGGATTGAGAGATGATTAAAAGAGGCGAGATATATCTTGCAAATCTCAATC contains:
- a CDS encoding ribbon-helix-helix protein, CopG family, which produces MKTITLKTDDNFFEKISKLAKNLHISKSELIREAVREYEKNLYKKNLKKKVQEASFKVRSSLSEEINEFEETNLDGLRDD